DNA from Castor canadensis chromosome 3, mCasCan1.hap1v2, whole genome shotgun sequence:
GGGGCCCTCACGAATTGTCAGAGCTCAAGTCcttgctcttttctcttctcttctttgtcagtgtgtattaattgtacaaagtgtttcactgtgatactTCCATTCATGCATGCAATGAACTGGTCAAATTTATGCCTATTCTCTGTTACCCTCTCTCGCCCTTCTaagcaggtttcattattctgttttctacaTGCCCATCaagcactttgatcatattcagcccCCTTCACCCTCCTTTCACCTTTTACCTGCTTCTGGTCCCCAATTCCCCCATTTTACACTCATATCATTCAAGCCCTTGTTCTTGACTGAGTTTTCATAACCATAATGCAGTGCCCACTCTGTCCCCCAACCTTCCCTAGGCACTACCCTCTGCATCTCCCTCATTCCACTGTGGGCCTTCTAGAAAGAATAGCTAACGCTGGCAACAGGGTATTCCTTGATTTGTTCTAACTCCTCATCCTGCAATGCTCTGGTATAATCGCAGCCATCATCGAGTCACGGAAAGTGCTCTTCCTGTTGCCCAAGGCCCACCATTCCAAATTTTGGACTTTACCTTATTTACATTTCTTGACCTTTGGTTATTTTCCACTGCAGATTACATCTTCTGTTTGAAGGGCTGTCAGGTTGCCATGGCAATGCTCCCAGGCTCACCTTCCCCACTTACTCCTGAGTGAGGTACCACCTTTTCCTAATGAAAGTAGTGCCCTCAAGCCCCAGCCCAGGACTTGAGCTGGGAGCACCTTGTCTGCTGTTGCTGGTGTGGGTGCCAAGGGCAGTGTGTGAACTCAGACCCTGTGACAGGCAAAGGGAAGTGCAGGCTGGaggtctccagtcctggagatggtgaccAGTCCTTAGGGACCCTGCCTTCTCCTAGCCCCCAGAATGGACTTTGGTCTCATGTTTGGAAGGTTGAATGTGACAAGGATGGCCTTGTTCTCCATGCCTCAGGAACAGCGCAGAAACTCTTCTGGAAAGTTCCCCTGGCCTCCCCACCCAGCAGACTCCCGGTGTCAGACCAGAAGGGAGACAAGAAAGGGGTGTGTGGGTGCGTGCTGGCCTGACATAGGAGTGAGCAGAAGTTCTCCTTTACTTGGAACCTTGAAGTGGCTGCAGTTCACTTCAAATAAGGAGGAAGTATACGTGCTGCTGTCCACCTGGGTCAGATGTTGGACAAATAAATACATGGGGAAAATTCACAAATCCGTGTACCTGTGCCAGGCATCTTTCACTCGAGGGATATTTACCCATCTCATTCAGCCTCTCCCACTGATCCCAGGTCCCCTGAAGGTCAGAAGCACAGAGCACATCCTCTTCGTGTGTGGGATGTGGGCTCTCTCCCCATCAGTGCAGAGGAAACGAGGAGTAGAGGAAGGGAGTGGTTGTCAGCACTCAAGATCCTAAGGCTTGATTCCAGAGACATGGTCAACAAAACTGAGGCTGGAAGTCGGCACATGCTGTCATCAAGCTGGGGAGATTTGGGGACGAGAGCCGCTGGGctcagccccctcccctccctaaGGCCCCATGGAGTCAGACCAAGAGACAATCAATggaaaacaaatttaattaaCAGGTTCCAACAGTCTAcaatgagttcaagccccacaaAGCACAGCCCAGACCTTCTGTGGATCACTGCAGGCCGAGGCCAGTGAAGGCTGCAGCGTTGAGCACTGAGAGGATGGTCAGCACAGAGTGGCTATGTCTCCTCTCACCAGCTCTCCCAGCCTGCTCTCGGAACGATTCTATTGCTTTGCTGGGTGGCCCCAAATTATTGCATAAGTTCTCTTTACAGCACCTTGCATATAAGAAGGGTAAGGGACTCTCCAGTAAAAAGGTCTTGGGTGGTGCAGGGCCAGGGACCTCAATTATTGGACAAAACCGGATGCATTGCTTCGAAACCATGTAGAAGCGTGGGAGTATTTCtaataggaaagaaagacagaagaaaatcgCAAGAGTTCAAAGCCCCAACACCAACACTTTTCTGTCTGCCTGTGAAACCTACACTCTTTGGTGCCTTGTCAGGCCCACACTCAAACAAGGCATCTTGAAGGGTGGGAGGCAGAAGCCACCACCCAGGAGGAAGAGGGTCAGGCCCTGTGTCCACAGCTGATTTGGGCAGGGTGTGAGCCTGTGTGTTATGTGGCCATCGGGTGTTCCAGTCCTGGCCTGTCCACATGCTCTGGGGAACGCAGGCTCCTTGTGCCTCTGCTTCTTAAACAAGGTTGGCGCAAGCCTTTGTGACCTCAGACAGACCCAGGCAGCATGTGCCTACTGGTCACCCTGACACTTGCCCTGGGACTGGTGCTGGCCCCTCAGGAGGCTTGGCACAgctctggggtgggggggggagctGAGCCTGGTACCTCACCTCATCTTATCCCTTGTTGTGTGAATCATTTTTTGATATGAATGAATAAAGTTCATGTGGATTGAACTGAGTCCCAATTCTTGAGCATCACACACACTTCCTGGAACACAGAGGCACCAGGGAGtgactggcaaactgaatttgaattctcagcctttaaaaaaaataccatggCGGTCATGATGTCGTGGCTCTCCTGACTACTCTTTGATCTCCCCATGCACCCAGATCCTCCGGGTGAATCGCAGTGGACAACAGTGCAGTTGATCTGGAAACACTTCTTCCAGAGCATACTTGAAGCCTGTGTCCCTACTCTGATAAATCTCCTACGAAATCTATCAAGACACTATTCTCAGTGAGGCATGTGacatttaaacttattttttattggaAAGAGTAAATCTGTATTTTCTTCCAATACCCCAACTGCTGGTGTGCACACCCTGCCCAGTGCTAGGGCCTTCCTCTCCTGTCGCATTCTTGGCCTCTCAGgcctttctttaacttttttttcctagGGGGAGGGGagtcatggggtttgaactcaggactaggcaggtgctctgctacttgtgCCGTACTTCCAGCCCTtccttgttttgctttagttacttttcacatAGGCTCTCATGTGTTTGCCTCAAACTGAGCTCCTACCACCTGTgattcctatgtagctgggattacaggcacatgtcaccatgcccagcttgttggtcaAGAGGGGATCTGGTTaactttttgtgtgggctggccaCGAACAGCAgctcttctgatctctgcctcctgagtaactgggctTACAGATCAATACACCTGGCCtcgttttttgttgtttttaaaggtcactttccagaagttattCTCCACTGAGGCGAACTACACAGGTCCTAATTGCCCAAAGCGATTGCTGCCCTGCTGAGGCTCCCGTGCCCGCCCTGTGTGAACAGAGACACTTACTCATGGCAACAACCGTGCAGTACTTCTCGTCCTGCCGGCAGTCCTGTGCACCTGTGCATTCAAAGCTGTTCTCGATCTCACAAACGTGGCACTGCAGCCTTGAGTCTGGAAGAAGCAGAGTCTCACATCCCACTCCAGACAGACGGAGCTCCACCGTCCAGGTCACCTCAAAGCCAGCGAGCTTTCTCCTTAGATCGGTGTCCCAGTGTGGCCCAGGCCGGCCGTGAacggcctcagcctcctgagctctTCGACCGAGCTCCGGGGCTCTCTCGCCCCCCAGGTGTGTCACCTGGTCACTGAGCTCGCCCGTCCTGCGGCCCCTCTGCGCACGTCCACCCCCGCCCCGCGCGTCCTCCCAAGCCGCCGGACTCCTGCGCTGCCCGCCACATCCGCGTGGCGATGGCCGGGGTGGACGCGAACCCGCCCGCCCCCGCCACGGCCCCCGCCGGGGACGTACCCTGCCTTCTGGTCCTGTTGGCCATGTGCACCTGGGGCAGGCCCAAGGCCAGGAGGAGCGCCAGCAGCAGCGCCATGTCCAGCGCGTGCCAGGCCCTGCCAAGGAGCAGCGGGTCAGTTCGGCCTGCGGGGCGCCGGGGCCCAAGGGCGGCTCCCCCGACCCCAAGACCTCGATGTCCCCACCCGTCGGGTCCCCCAACCCCTTCCGTCCCATGGAGCCTGTGCCTCCGCCGTCCGGGACCCCAGCAGGGCCAGGAGGCCGGCGCCCACCTGCAGCGTCGTGCTGTCGCCGCCACGCTCTCTGCCCCGCCCTCCCGAGCGTCACCGCGCTCCTTCTGGAACATTCCCCAGCATGCCCAGCCCTCCGGGGTCGCCCAGTCGGGCAGACGGGGGCGCGGGCCGGGACCCCAGGGCCCCACTCTCATCTGCCCCCATCATCGGGGAGTCAGGGCCTGCTGTCCCCAGAGCGCCCTGCGCGGACGCACCCGGCACAGCAGCGCTGGGCGACAGCAGGCGACAGGGTTCAGGCACAAGAGGCCTCCACCGCCGTTAGTCACTTCTCAGTGTGCTTTCCCCGATGGACACAGGCCCATCCGAAGCCATGCCGCGTGCTTTCTCCCCTCAGCCTGGGGCAGCACGCGCGTTCTTCCTTTTTCACAGTCGACTACGAGTCTGGGCTCTGAATGTAGCGTAGCTGATGTAAACGGCCGCCTTTAATGAACGTCTGTGCTGTTCACGGCCTGAATGTTCGAACTGCCCATGAGGGCACTCGGCACTTATGCCGGCATCATGTCAGGACAGCTTCCAGCAGTGAGGCACAAGGGCAAAGCCCTCCATCGCCTCACGGGCTGGACGTCCTCACTGCGCAGTCGCAGCCTCGTGCCCACCGCCTAGGCAACCAGGCTGGGCGTGTCTAGGCTCGGCCCGCTCCTCCCGCTCCGAGCCCCGCCCCTCCTGCGGGCCCCGCCCCTGCCGCGGGCCCCGCCCCCACCGCGAGCCCCGCCCCTACCGCGAGCCCCGCCCCCACCGCGGGCCCCGCCCTCCGCCCCCTCGGCTGGCCCCGCCCAGTGAGGGCTTCAGAGGCTGCTCACCtgcctgggtcagcctcagaTCAATGCCCAGCCCTGCATCAGACcgcactccagtctctgccttggGGGCATCAGCACCACAAATGAACCTGGTGTCAAGCTTCTCTTCACTGGAGGCCCTGCCCTcccctctctgtctccttcccagCCCACCCTGCCGCTTCCCTTGGTAGAACAGAGCATTATGGGATGCCTCACATTCAGCATACGGACGGAAATTTATGCCAATAAGCACCTGCATGAAAAGATAGGTTTCAAATAGACAAACTGATGATGCATCTCAACACCTAGAAAAACGAGAACCCAAaactaaaagaaggaagaaatagcaATGTTCACAGCAGAAATAAGTGAAATGAAGGCTAAAATATCAATACAAAAGATTAATGGAAGAAAGAgtttaacaagaaaataaaactgacaaaCCCTGGGctagactaaagaaaaaaagagaggggacCCTAATAAATAAAACAGGCGATGAAATGGGATATGTTGCAAGTGATACTCCTGAAATACAAGGGTCATTATAGACCTTTGTGAAAAACGATATGCCAACGAATTgcaaaacctagaagaaatggataagttcTTTGTGTTCCTGCCAAAtcctagaaatggaaaaattcatgTACCACATATGATCAAAAGAAATCTAATTCCAAGATCATACCAAAGCGCAAAAGAACAATATATAGAATGACATAGAATCAGTAAgaaaagtctcccaacaaaacaaagcccaGGACTCCATTTCgaaacctttgaagaagaactaacactaatatTTCTCGAAATACTACAATGAATTTAAAGCAAGGAAACTCTTCCAAACTCATCTTATGAAGTTTCATTCTATGTAGCAAGaattactctgataccaaaagtACACAAgggcacaagaaaagaaaactagagcCCGAAACCCTGATGAACCATGATGCAAAAATGTTCAGCAAATCGAGccaaacaacacatcaaaaaagatcatTAGCAGAGCTCATGGTTCctgcctgaaattccagctaccCAAGAGAacggcagtttgaggccagcctgggcagatttGTGAGAACACctatcaaccaataaaaaaggtggatgtggtggcacaagcTTGTTATTGCAGCTGTGGAGGAAAACTAAATAAGAGGACCAAGGTCCAGGATGATcagggcataaaagtgagacccaaaataactaaagaagaGGGGCTggggttcatgtggtagagctccTGGCTAGCGAGAGCagggccatgagttcaaagcccagtgccaccaatatATACCTACATATGCTTACAGCTGTAAATGTCCCTTCAGCACTGCTCTTCTGGCTTCCGACAAATGCGGTATGTCCTgttgtaattttgttttgctcCATGGTAGTTTCTACTTTCTCCCTTTACTTCTAAATATGTGTTGTTAAATTCCTTGCATCTGTCAATTTCCcattttccttgtgtttttgACTTCTATCTTTATCTCCCTTGTGTCAGGAGAAGAGCCTTGTGTGATTTTAGCATTCTCAGATGCACTGAGACTTGTTTTCTGGCCTGTGGTTTTTCTGGGACTCCGTTGGGCACACCTTTAGGAAGAATGTGTATCTGATTCTGTAGGAGGGAGTGTTCCATACATGCTGCTCGGTCTTGACTTTCTCATTATTGGAATTTTTTGTCCCCATTTTTTTCATCTGTTACAAAAATGCAGCATTTAGAACTCTAGTTAATATTTAAAACCTTTCTTTATCTCCCAGTGATTCCGTCAGTGTATCCTTAATATAATGGGGTCCCAAGAAAAATTGAGCCAATACTAGGTAGATATATAGAAAAGAAGGAATACAGGTATTTATTTTAAGGGTTGGTTTATGTGATTTTGGGTTCAGGAAATTTCAAAATGTGCAGGGCAGGGTGGGTGTCTGAAGACCCAGAGGAAAGTAGATTTTGCAGACCCCATGGAAAAGCTCTCAGAAGCAGTTACCCTCCAACCTCAGGGACCCTtggcttttctccttctttcctcggCCTAAGAGTTTGACTGAGGCACACACTCACTATGGAGCAGGATTTATGTTTCACAAAGCCTGGTGATTTAAATCTTATTCATACCTAACAATGCCTCCATAGTAAtatctgcatgtgtgttttactTAATGGACTGGTGGTGGCCCTCTCCAAATTCATACGTAGACACCGCTTCTAAAGAGGCAATGAAGGGTAAAGGAGATCCCATGCGTGAAGTCCTAATCCTAGTGTCCTtacagaagagaaggagaaagcaggAGGTCACCTGCACAGAGAAATGGCCATTGGGCTCGCAGGTAAGACAGCCACCTGCAATCCAGGTAGAGAAACCTACACTGCTGACGCCTCGATCTTGAACTCCTCACCTCTGGAACTTTGGGACACACCCATCTTGTCACCTGGGCACTTGCACATGGCTCCTTAAACCACAGGTAGTGTCCAAGTAAAAACAATATCAAGGACAGCCTCCCACCTAACACATGACTAACAACTCATTCACCTTTGTATTCCACACACAGAAATGCATCAGACTACAAATCTTCTGCACAGCCAAAGAGCCTGTCAATGGACTGAAGAGACAACCtgaaggatggaagaaaatataCAAGAAGCACATATCTGGTAAACCACACATCTTAATATCCAACTCAacagcagaaaaacaaataccaggTTAACACAAGGGCAAGGGACCTGAGTCGGCATGTCTCAAAAGACAGAGCTGTAGCCACAAAGTATAGAAACAGATGCTCAATACCACAATGAGATGTCACCTGATACTGTAGCGCAGCTACTAGTGAGAAGTGGAGACTCTGGGGCAGGCACAGCCCAGGACTAGGAAGGCAGACAGGCTGTGTGAGGCTGGGGGAGGTGGACACAGATGAGACAGACAGGGGTCAAAGAGACCCTGCGGTAGGTGATAGCTGACCCTCCCCAGCTGGTCTGGCTCCTCTGCGCTAAGGGGTAAAGACAGAGATGGGGCTGAGGAGGCATTTGCCAGGACCCATAGCCCCTCACCCTCTCTTCCACTCTCTGAAGGGTGGGGTTCTGCCCTTCCCCTGGGACTCCATTTTAGCATCCTATGCTGCTCAGGATGGGAGAGGTTCGGCTGAGTGGCAGTGCAAGGAAGTGCAACCCATCTCATAACCGGGGGTGGAGGGGCATAGGAAGGTCCTACTTAGTAGGGTGCAGAAAGGACAGGAGGGGCCAGCCTTGTCTGAGGTCCCTCCCTTTTGTGTTCCACTGGCAGGCTGTACCCCGTTGGTGTCTTCCTGGAGAGAATGCAGCAGTCAGACTTGGTGCTTCAGAACTACCATATCCCGGCTGGGGTGAGTGAACCCCAAGTCCCCGGCAGAAGCCACATTGCACATGGCCCCACAAGGCAGCTGACTCCTCCCTCCGCGTCTGCTGCAGACATTGGTGCTGTTTCATCTGTATGCGATGGGCCGAAACCCCGCCGTGTTCCCGAGGCCAGAGCGCTACAGTCCCCAGCGCTGGCTGGACAGGAGGCTGCGTTTCCACCACTCAGTCTGGGGTGCGCCCGACAGTGGAAAGAGAGAGACTCCCCTGCTGCTGCGTCACGTGAGCACGAGGGGGCGGGGTCTGGAGGGGGCGGGGCCTCAGAGTGGGGCGGGGCCTCAGAGTAGGGCGGGGCCTGCATGGTGACCGGGGCCTTTTCAAATAGGATGGGACCTGGGCGGAGAATTCGTAATATTGCCCAATTCTGATGGGGAGGCCTCAGGCTCTTCACCTTAGGGCGAGGCCTGCAGAGAACCATACGCTGCTGTTCCGGGCAGCATGGTGGCAGCAGTGAGCACCTTGGGAGGAGTTTGGGTCAACACCCTGCCCTGCTGAGGTCAAACGGAAGCTTTGTCTCTGTCCCAGGTGCTGAAATCCTTCAGCGTGGAGACACTACACAAAAAGGATTTAAATTTGGTCTACCATTTCGTTTTGATGCCcgcctcctttcccctcctcaccTTACGTCCTGTCCACTAGTGCCCCCTCTGCATCAAAGGCATCAGCCAGTCGACCCGCGTCCCTCTACCCTGTCCCCAGGCCATCCGCCCCTTTCTCTCTCAAGGAACTGCTTTCAGCAAGCCCTGTGCACACATGGAAAAGCTGCAGCCCTCCTGGTCAGTGTttgccaggccaggccaggaccTAGGAGGACCTCGGTGGCAGGTGGTGGCTTTGTCCCCAGTGTCACTCAGCTCCTTCTCCAGCAAGTAGTCTCTGCTGGGacactttctccttccctcccagcaGTTGCTCCAGCCTCCTCATGTTTTCCTCCACAGCCCCTCAGACCCCACCCTTGCCTTCCTGTCCACTATCATGTACCCATGGCAACCTCTCCCTCTCCAATTTCCCACAATATCAGTAGGTGGTTTGAGATTGTGAGAGGGGACCCAGCATTGAGAGCCCAGGTTGAGACTCTCCTGCTGTGGCCTTCCTTCCCAAGCTGCTCAAAACATGAGAAGCTGTTGCAATTCGCCATCATGGGGGGAGACCCTGCAGATCAGAGTGCAAAGGCCTTGGGGGTGACTCATCCTGACCCATCCTCCTTTccaagatgagaaaactgagtctggACAGAGCTGATCCCACAGCTAAGTGGAGTCTGCCACAAGACTCAGCCTCTATCACCTTGGGGTTGCAGGACCAGTGGGTGACCAGAGTTCAGCCCCCAGAGCAGTGCTGAGGGGTAGAAGCTAAAAGGAGATGGAGGTTGCCTGTGGGGCACAAAAAAGCTTGGATCACTGAAAACTGGCTCTTATCAGCAGAGTCTTCACATATGTCCCCTGGTCAACACTTGAGCACATAACATATGCCATCACCTGTGTGGGCAATCAGGACATGCTTCCATCCACCCTCATGTTTTCCTCATGCCACAGAGAAAATGTACGCCTGGGTCCCTGGCCTTGCTCCAGCCCACAACTTCAGGGAGAGGATGTGCCCTGGTTAGGACCACAGCCAACACACTGTCTTCCTCTCTGTCCCTTCCAGCTGCTCTAATAAAATGTCATACAACAGTATcttctgaagaacagaaattcatttctggAAACTGGCAAGTCCACGATCAAAGCAATAGTGTGTTCTGTGTCTGGTAAAGAAGGACTGAGTCCCTGGCTTAAAGGTGGGACCTTCTCCccatgtcctcacatggtgaaaAAGGGCAAGGAAGCTCTCAGGTCTTCTTTTATGCAGACGCCAATGTTcctcatgagggctctgccacCTGTACCTGATACCCTCTTACTGCCCCACTGTCTTCTTATCATGACATCGATGATTAGCTTGCAACAAGCAAATACCACCCACGTCTGATATGGGTGAGACACAAGGTACAAGGCTTCCTGAGTCAAACTGTTCCCGTTGTGCCCTGGGAAATCCATCAAGTTACATGCTTCCAAAATTCAATGGC
Protein-coding regions in this window:
- the LOC141421759 gene encoding cytochrome P450 11B2, mitochondrial-like, yielding MEENIQEAHIWLYPVGVFLERMQQSDLVLQNYHIPAGTLVLFHLYAMGRNPAVFPRPERYSPQRWLDRRLRFHHSVWGAPDSGKRETPLLLRHVLKSFSVETLHKKDLNLVYHFVLMPASFPLLTLRPVH